One stretch of Bradyrhizobium canariense DNA includes these proteins:
- a CDS encoding ATP-binding protein: protein MPIRWRILSIAALNSAVVLVLAAMIWNGVQVLGSAWDDVRQVRESDKILAVLESETSRLQNLIHRYINQPSPEFFAEILLLREAILGTLTTRASTDPMLSGSVEELEHATERFLNGFGELRAVQAKITKTYEDQVLTPAKDMAGLYSIIEGATGHRDALIWPSLGKSREAFTAMLVAANSYYLSLATTSAEEARRNTETIEKTIPVMSDLADNDLQRMALQRLSGRTAALREGLAKLSEELSSRTELLRNSIDASQAETIDAIDGLSVKMRQREQKAQATFDRTLADISRRVLSIAVIFLGIILSAGVIIGLSIRLPLYQIMSAMQAITSGDYDRQVQGTAAKDEIGAMARSVEVFRKNAIAKREAENELRASKEKAESALLELNTAQRNLIDAERLAALGGLVAGVAHEVNNPIGISLTVASSLAHRTEMFEAELKSDTPLRRSQLDEFVRSSRDAAEQLVANLSRAGELIHSFKQVAVDRSHAERRKFALSEATDQIIASLRPVLKKAAIELSIDIPEGLVIDGYPGSYGQILTNLVLNAANHAFADGRSGTISISAKPRGFDDVEIIFADNGAGMTPDVQRQAFDPFFTTRRNEGGTGLGLHIVYTLVTQRLGGRMVLDSRLGQGTTFRIIMPKTAKDGPAPADTESDGISQWPNRTMSSI, encoded by the coding sequence ATACCGATACGCTGGCGCATCCTGTCGATTGCCGCACTGAACTCAGCCGTCGTCCTCGTACTCGCCGCCATGATATGGAATGGCGTGCAGGTGCTCGGTTCGGCCTGGGACGATGTCCGGCAGGTGCGGGAATCCGACAAGATCCTGGCGGTGCTGGAAAGCGAGACCAGTCGCCTGCAGAATCTGATTCACCGCTACATCAACCAGCCGAGCCCGGAATTCTTCGCGGAAATATTGCTGTTGCGCGAGGCCATCCTTGGCACGCTGACGACGCGCGCATCGACCGATCCGATGCTCTCCGGATCGGTCGAGGAGCTTGAGCACGCCACCGAGCGTTTTCTCAACGGCTTCGGCGAATTGCGCGCCGTCCAGGCGAAGATCACCAAAACATATGAGGACCAGGTGCTGACCCCGGCCAAGGACATGGCCGGGCTTTACTCGATCATCGAGGGTGCAACCGGGCATCGCGACGCGTTGATCTGGCCGTCGCTTGGAAAATCCCGCGAGGCCTTTACGGCCATGCTGGTCGCCGCCAATTCCTATTATCTGTCGCTGGCGACGACATCAGCCGAAGAAGCCCGCCGCAATACCGAGACGATCGAGAAGACGATCCCGGTCATGTCGGACCTTGCCGACAACGACCTGCAGCGCATGGCGCTGCAGCGATTAAGTGGGCGGACAGCGGCGTTGCGGGAAGGTCTTGCGAAATTGTCGGAGGAGCTTTCGAGCCGAACCGAACTATTGCGCAACAGTATCGATGCCAGCCAGGCCGAGACCATCGACGCCATCGACGGGCTCTCGGTCAAGATGCGCCAGCGCGAACAGAAGGCGCAGGCGACCTTCGATCGAACGCTGGCCGATATCTCCCGCAGGGTGCTGTCGATCGCCGTGATTTTTCTCGGCATCATCCTCAGTGCGGGCGTGATCATCGGACTGAGCATCCGGCTGCCGCTGTATCAGATCATGTCGGCGATGCAGGCCATCACATCGGGCGACTACGACCGGCAGGTGCAGGGAACAGCCGCCAAGGACGAAATCGGCGCGATGGCTCGCTCCGTCGAGGTATTTCGCAAAAACGCCATCGCCAAGCGCGAGGCGGAAAACGAGTTGCGCGCCTCAAAGGAGAAAGCCGAGAGCGCGCTGCTTGAGTTGAATACCGCGCAGCGAAACCTGATCGACGCCGAACGCCTGGCCGCACTCGGCGGCCTGGTCGCAGGCGTCGCTCACGAGGTCAACAATCCGATCGGCATCAGCCTGACGGTGGCCTCGAGTCTCGCCCACCGCACCGAGATGTTCGAAGCCGAGCTGAAGTCCGACACGCCGTTGCGCCGATCGCAACTTGACGAATTCGTCCGCAGCTCGCGCGACGCCGCCGAACAGCTGGTCGCCAATCTCAGCCGCGCCGGCGAATTGATCCATTCGTTCAAGCAGGTCGCGGTGGATCGTTCGCATGCGGAGCGCCGAAAATTCGCCCTGAGCGAGGCGACCGACCAGATCATCGCGAGCCTGCGGCCGGTTTTGAAGAAGGCGGCGATCGAGCTGTCAATCGACATCCCGGAAGGCCTTGTGATCGACGGCTACCCTGGATCGTACGGTCAGATCCTGACCAACCTCGTCCTTAACGCCGCCAACCACGCCTTTGCCGACGGGCGCTCCGGGACGATCTCGATCTCAGCCAAACCCCGGGGCTTTGACGACGTCGAGATCATTTTTGCCGATAATGGGGCCGGGATGACCCCGGACGTGCAGCGACAGGCGTTCGACCCGTTCTTTACCACCCGCCGCAACGAAGGCGGCACCGGGCTGGGCCTTCACATTGTTTATACTCTGGTTACCCAGCGGCTCGGTGGCCGTATGGTGCTGGATTCAAGGCTGGGACAAGGCACTACCTTTCGCATTATCATGCCGAAGACCGCCAAAGACGGCCCGGCACCCGCAGACACAGAAAGCGACGGAATTTCTCAATGGCCGAACAGGACGATGTCCTCCATTTGA
- a CDS encoding ATP-binding response regulator, translating to MAEQDDVLHLIDDSGAVPEVSTARKWKVAVIDDDQAVHEGTRFALSDYSLNGQTVEILSAYSAAEGRTLMREHPDIAAVLLDVIMETDAAGLDLVEYIRNDIKNETVRIILRTGQPGQAPERRVIVQYDINDYKAKTELTADKLFTSLTAALRSYQQLERMVQTRRGLEIIIDAASTLYDFKSMQRLAEGVLTQIASLLNVDCAGILVLRDNGMISEDFSVLAGSGCYSRFIGTAGSQSLDPDLRSMVEAAFRRRKHEFADHRSVLYVRTGSGREVVVLLQAERPLSETDRSLVEIFGSRLSIAFDNVILYQQLHEANTQLEDRVAQRTRALMQANRRLSAQWLRLQRANGFKNEILGTVAHDLKNPLGVILGRTEMLTELISASSSKESVTAQVEHIRDATKRLTSMVDHLISDAMADAFDITIRREPVDIAALVGEVAEANQPSATNKQQTIAVSAPPNFVTMCDADRMREAIDNLFSNAIKYSPIGGKITVQVSHEQNNTIIRIADEGAGLSPEDLGRLFGRFQRLSAKPTAGESSTGLGLSIVKRIIDMHGGQVNAESAGPGQGSIFTVMLPATEMS from the coding sequence ATGGCCGAACAGGACGATGTCCTCCATTTGATCGACGACTCCGGAGCCGTTCCGGAGGTCTCGACCGCCCGAAAATGGAAGGTCGCGGTCATCGACGACGATCAGGCCGTGCATGAAGGCACGCGGTTTGCGCTGAGCGACTACAGCCTGAACGGGCAGACGGTGGAAATCCTGTCAGCCTATTCCGCGGCCGAAGGCCGCACCTTGATGCGCGAGCATCCCGATATCGCGGCTGTGCTGCTCGACGTCATCATGGAAACCGATGCGGCCGGTCTCGACCTTGTCGAGTACATCCGCAACGACATCAAGAACGAAACCGTTCGCATCATCCTGCGCACCGGACAGCCCGGGCAGGCGCCCGAGCGCCGCGTGATCGTTCAGTACGACATCAACGATTACAAGGCGAAGACCGAGCTGACGGCGGACAAGCTGTTCACCTCGCTGACCGCGGCACTGCGCAGTTACCAGCAGCTCGAACGCATGGTGCAGACCCGGCGTGGGCTGGAAATCATTATCGACGCCGCCTCGACCCTGTATGACTTCAAATCGATGCAGCGGCTCGCCGAAGGCGTGCTGACGCAAATCGCCTCGCTGTTGAATGTCGATTGCGCGGGCATTCTGGTGCTGCGCGACAATGGCATGATCAGCGAGGATTTTTCCGTGCTGGCCGGTTCGGGCTGCTATAGCCGCTTTATCGGCACCGCCGGGTCCCAATCGCTCGACCCTGATTTGCGCTCGATGGTGGAAGCCGCCTTCAGGCGGCGCAAGCATGAATTCGCCGACCACCGCTCCGTTCTTTACGTTCGTACCGGCAGCGGGCGTGAGGTGGTCGTGCTGCTGCAGGCCGAACGCCCATTGTCCGAAACCGACCGGTCGCTGGTCGAAATTTTCGGCAGCCGGCTTTCGATCGCCTTCGACAACGTCATTCTGTATCAGCAGCTCCACGAAGCCAACACGCAGCTCGAGGACCGCGTTGCCCAGCGCACCCGCGCGCTGATGCAGGCCAATCGCAGGCTATCGGCACAGTGGTTGCGGCTGCAGCGCGCCAACGGCTTCAAGAATGAAATTCTCGGCACCGTTGCCCACGATCTGAAGAATCCGCTCGGGGTGATCCTCGGCCGCACCGAGATGCTGACCGAGCTGATCAGCGCCAGCTCTTCCAAGGAAAGCGTCACCGCGCAGGTCGAACACATCCGCGACGCCACCAAGCGCCTGACCTCGATGGTCGATCATCTGATCTCGGATGCGATGGCCGACGCCTTCGACATCACGATACGCCGCGAGCCGGTCGATATCGCAGCCCTGGTCGGCGAAGTCGCCGAAGCCAATCAGCCTTCGGCCACCAACAAGCAGCAGACCATCGCGGTGTCCGCGCCGCCGAATTTCGTCACCATGTGCGATGCCGACCGGATGCGGGAGGCGATCGACAATCTCTTCAGCAACGCCATCAAGTATAGCCCGATCGGCGGCAAAATCACCGTACAGGTGAGCCACGAGCAGAACAACACCATCATCCGCATCGCCGACGAAGGTGCGGGCCTGTCCCCCGAGGATCTCGGACGTTTGTTCGGCCGCTTCCAGCGGCTGTCGGCAAAACCCACGGCGGGTGAAAGCTCGACCGGGCTCGGGCTTTCGATCGTCAAGCGCATTATCGACATGCATGGCGGCCAGGTGAACGCGGAGAGCGCGGGCCCCGGACAGGGATCGATCTTCACCGTCATGCTGCCCGCGACCGAGATGTCATGA
- a CDS encoding response regulator, translated as MSQNQHIIIVDDEAPAREMVGDYLKMHGFAVTLCDGGKTLRTAIETNVPDLVVLDLNMPEEDGLSIIRDLKSRTNVPVIMLTATASPIDRVVGLELGADDYIAKPCELRELMARIRSVLRRSSPAKVAAAAETAGAKAAKDQLVRFGTKWLDLEAQALRDDEGNEHPLTASEFGLLKVFAANPKRVLSRERLLELANARDSEAFDRAVDLRIMRIRRKIEPDPTKPAVIRTIRGGGYLFSPVGDKA; from the coding sequence ATGAGCCAAAACCAGCACATCATCATTGTCGACGACGAGGCGCCGGCCCGCGAGATGGTCGGCGATTACCTCAAGATGCACGGATTTGCCGTGACATTGTGCGACGGCGGCAAGACCCTGCGCACCGCGATCGAAACCAACGTGCCCGATCTCGTGGTGCTCGATCTGAACATGCCGGAGGAAGACGGGCTTTCCATCATCCGCGACCTGAAAAGCCGCACCAATGTCCCCGTCATCATGCTGACGGCGACCGCAAGTCCGATCGATCGCGTGGTCGGGCTGGAGCTCGGCGCCGACGATTACATCGCAAAGCCCTGCGAATTGCGCGAATTGATGGCGCGCATCCGTTCGGTGTTGCGGCGGAGTTCACCAGCCAAAGTCGCCGCGGCGGCGGAAACCGCCGGTGCGAAAGCCGCCAAAGACCAGCTGGTTCGATTTGGCACGAAATGGCTGGATCTCGAGGCGCAGGCGCTGCGCGACGACGAAGGCAATGAGCATCCGCTGACCGCTTCCGAATTTGGCCTGCTGAAGGTTTTCGCCGCCAATCCAAAACGGGTGCTGTCGCGCGAGCGCCTGCTGGAATTAGCCAATGCCCGCGACAGCGAGGCCTTTGATCGCGCCGTCGACCTGCGGATCATGCGAATCCGCCGCAAAATCGAACCAGACCCGACCAAACCCGCCGTAATCCGTACCATTCGGGGCGGCGGGTATCTGTTTTCCCCCGTCGGGGACAAGGCGTGA
- a CDS encoding sigma-70 family RNA polymerase sigma factor, giving the protein MPNVIAINAAARQGIIAAQATSDEMLLESIATGGRPAMHILYCRHNVRVYRFILRIVRDTTMAEDLVSQVFLDVWRTARQFEGRSQVSTWLLSIARFKALTALRQRRHEDIDQEDVLEIADQADTPEASLDRNDTSAILRACVAKLSPAHREIINLVYYHEKSVEEAGEIIGIPQSTVKTRMFYARKQLAELLKGAGVDSLAA; this is encoded by the coding sequence ATGCCGAACGTCATTGCCATCAACGCCGCAGCCCGCCAGGGCATCATTGCCGCCCAGGCAACCTCCGATGAGATGCTGCTCGAAAGTATTGCCACCGGCGGCCGTCCAGCGATGCATATCCTGTACTGCCGGCACAATGTGCGGGTCTATCGCTTCATCCTGCGGATCGTGCGCGATACCACCATGGCGGAAGATCTTGTCAGCCAGGTCTTCCTCGACGTGTGGCGCACGGCGCGCCAGTTCGAGGGCCGTTCCCAGGTTTCCACCTGGCTGTTGTCGATTGCCCGTTTCAAGGCGCTGACCGCGTTGCGCCAGCGCCGGCACGAGGACATCGATCAGGAAGATGTGCTCGAAATCGCCGATCAGGCCGATACGCCCGAAGCCTCATTGGACCGCAACGACACCAGCGCCATCCTGCGCGCCTGCGTTGCCAAGCTGTCGCCGGCCCACCGCGAGATCATCAACCTGGTTTATTACCACGAGAAATCCGTCGAAGAGGCCGGCGAAATCATCGGAATCCCGCAGAGCACGGTCAAGACCCGGATGTTCTATGCCCGCAAGCAGCTCGCCGAGTTGCTCAAGGGCGCCGGTGTCGACAGCCTTGCTGCGTGA